Genomic window (Chionomys nivalis chromosome 7, mChiNiv1.1, whole genome shotgun sequence):
attattaAGATTCTTAAATtaaatgtttgtatttgtgtgtgaaaaaatgtgtatgtgtatatgtgtggcttTCCTTCAAAATAGACTCCAGAATTCCCTTCAGCATGTTGCAAATTGTTGGGTTGTGTTAGGGTCTGTTTAAGATTTCCACACCATGGAAAATCATGTTACAAAAATTGTCtaaatttttttgttaaaaacaCCTTTctagataaaagtaaaaaaaataatattacctCCCTTATATCATTTGAAGGAAAGATGATAATCCTAGATAAAAACCCTCTCAGCTGCCTTGGAGTAGAAAATCTGAAAGTAAGCACATTGCTGACCCCACTGCCAGCACACAAAGGCTTGCTGTGTCAGTTCCAAATCGACAACGAGAACCAGACCATGGGGCTGAAGCGAGCCACGCAGGGATTCCAAAGAATGGCAGGGATAGCCACAAGGAGCAGAGTTCTGAGCATCCTGTCATGGGTCTGCATGAGTGGTTCCATGCCATAGGCTACCAAGGCCACAGGGacaagaggatgatgggaaggCCAGAAGAATGTTGATGAATTAGCCTGGCACATTCTTGGCAGTGCAGTTCTTCAGCCCTTCCAGAGCCACTTTCTGCTCCTGTTCCATCTGGAGGCACAAGACTGACTTGACTCCATGTCTCCTGGATCCTTCAGTCCATGTTTAACATCCATGTGTGATCATCTCCTCCATGCCGGCCAATTTCTACATAACAACGTCCAAGATCGcattctggtaaaattctgtggGGTTACCCGGATTTTCTCCTAACCTTCAGACCCGTATCGCCCTCCAGTAAGGGGTGCATTATTAAGGAATAGTCCCTCTGGTAATGTCCCTCGGGGtctcccaggattctcctgtctgGCCCTGTGTTCTCAGATCTCTTGGATCTCATGAGGTAGCACATCAGACCATAATCCACGCATGATTAGATGCTGACTTTGAAGCtggttgctcctgcagagaaGCCCAGTGACCACAGTGGTGCTGCAGGCTCCCAACAAGCCTAACGTGGCACTGGAGCCAACATCCTGACTGACGCATGTGGGGTGTGACAATCACCCGAAATGCTTTCCAGTCATTATCCAAAGGTTTTCAGGATGGGGCTTTTGTCTGCAGATGTTTTCCACAGTAATGAGGTGATCCTTCTGAGCTCTGAGACATGCCTCCTGCTGTTGAACAGACAGATCTGGAGGAGCTGGATAGCCACGCTTGTttgtgtttaaattatttttagccAACAAATATAACAATGTGCCTCGTTATATCTTCACACACACCTGCCCTTGTAATTCACCCACATCCATATCCTGTTATCCTCCCcgattcctcctcttccctcctgatGGTCACCTTGCCAGTCCCACAGTCCCCTGCGGTGtccgtatatgtgtgtatacacagaaaTGGGTTCTCCAATAAGAGAAAGCATGTAACCTTTGTCATTCTTTGGCCTCTCCATCTTCTCTTGTTCCCTTCTTCCCACCTTTAGACACGGTACTCACCCAGCATAAAGTGAAGTTCCATGTAGATGAGAAAAGAAGCAATATTTGCAGCTCTGGgtctgaaatattttattcaccaaaaagatttttttctaatacttTATGTTTTCCTTCCTGCAAttgacataatttcatttttatttaatctgaaTGACATTTCATAATGTACATATGAGTATACATATCTTACagatatataacatatattaataaatatttggcAACATGTGAGATGCAAACTGACATTTCAGTGATTCAGGAAAATGATTAATTCTGAATGTCAAGTGTTGGAAAACTGTCCATCGGGTTCACATGGTCACCTGGACACAAGTTTGCGTTGGTAGATCAAGCTTAGATTCAAGGCCTTGGGCACCATTTCCTTGAGGTTCCAGCATCGCAGAAACATCCCAGTGATGGAAAGTCCAGAAGACGACAGGATGCAGGCAGCATTGCTGCGGTCACTACAGGTGTGTAGCAAGTGATCCAACCGCAGCCTATGAAATGAACAGTTTCTCTACCTACAGGTGTCAAGGTGGGGGAGGAGCACAGGGCAGGATGCAGAAGCCTCGATTCTGCTCCCTTCACCTTCAACTGGGGTGTCCTGAGCAAGGGTGCTCGAGTCACCCACAGGCTCTTTTACCTGCCTGAGTTCCTGGTGGAGAGGCACCCACAGCTGGGGTGTCTGAAGaccttctctcctgccccctggcctcccctttcctcctcctcactccctctattttctttctcaccTCTCCTCTCAGCTCTAcagcctctcctttctccccataCCTGGTTGGTGGTTCTTAAATGTTGTGAGTCAGAGACTTGTATACCATAATTATCATAAGTCAGGGCACAAAGAAAAAGTGGTAGATCAGTCTTGTCTGCCTAGGGCAGTACGTGGAGCCTCCCACAGACTCCCATCTTCCCAAAGACCTAGGAGATGCAGCTTGCACCTTATGAGCCAGCATCCCACACTTCCTCCCCTGGCTCAGTCTCCCTCCCCATGCTCCCTCCCTGCAAGGCTCTGACAGGTGTTCCTGCCTGTCCCTAGTGTCACCTTCTCTGTCTGAGGGCAGAGACAGCATCTTTATCCTGAGGATTCTGGTGAAGTGGTGAAAACTGATTTCAAGTCTAGGAGCCCAGTTCTTCAATTTTGACAGGCTGAGTGACAATCACAGAAAGGGATCAAGGAACTTAGAGTCCTCACACTTCCTGGTTTGACGCTAACCAATGAATCACAGGTTCTCCAAAACTGAACTCAGTATTGAGAGTGGAGGAATCCGCACACACCGCAAAGATCCACAAAGAGGAAAGTTCAGTGCTACCACAAGTACTGAAATTTGGCATTCTCAAATCCAGTTGCGGAGGAAATCTCGTGACAGCCACCAAGCCCCTGCTGTGGGAATCTGTCCCAGGCTTGAACTTTCCTGTTTCGTCCAGCAGGTGTCCACAGCACAGCCAACTCACAGTAGGCATCAAGCCGGAGAGATTCACTGGAGCAGCTTTATAGGTAAGTGAGCCACACTCCATGGCAGCATTCACCATCTCAATATTTTTATCCTTCTCTTTCCCTATGCCCACCCAGAATTCACTCTGCTGGCTCTGGGATGAGGTGGAGGCACTTCCAGTGCAACACCCAGCCCAGGAGAGGAGCCTGGTTGCTTTGACTCCTTTCTGGAAACTTTGGTTCCTTTGCATCTTCATAGACTCCTTCACAGCTGCTGAGGGCTAGGAAGTTTAGGGAGCATGGGATGAAAGCAAAGTCCCTCAGGCTGCTCCGGTTGGAGAACTTACAGATCCCTGAGAGAGGAAGCCTGGGTTCTGAGAGGGTCAAGTAGGGGAAGTGAGGCAGGGAGAAGAGGTTATGCACAGGCCAGGCTTGTGCAGGACTCCAAGTCACTCGTGgggggggagcggggggggggacaCGACGCTCCATCTTCTCAGAGACCAGACTCTGTAGAATGTTAGGGGAAATTTGCCATTAGGCAGGGAGGAACTGCAACCCAGAACTAAAGAGATCTAAGCACCTGAGAGtcctgagaattttttttatctaGAATGAGAACATGATCTTCCAAGAGGCAAAGCATCATCCTAACAGGGAATATGCCAGGGTTGTTTCCCAAGAGGCAGCATCTCCCACTCTACTGTCCCCACCTCATTTCATTCCCTCCTGCCGAACGGCACTGCCTGCAGAACTAGGGACATCTGTCTGAATGCCATTATTTCCTGCTAAAGATAACAACAGTCGAAGTTGTGAGTTGAGCTCTGAGAGAATTTTCTCCAGTGAACACTCTAAAGAATTTTACAAGAAAAACTAGTGTTTAAACCAGACTCAAAGGTTGTGGGAGATCTGTGAGTTTCATTCAGGGACAAGAATTCATGGACTTCAGAGTCCAGCTTACTAGTTGAGGACTGCTTTCCAGGTAGATGCCCGAGGGAATTTAAGTCATAAAATTTTTCATAGTTGCAGGTATGAAATTAGAGAGCCTGGGTCCCAGGTTAGCCCCCAGATTTCCTCTAAGATGATTCCACACCAGTTTCCTTGAGTTTCACTTTGGGGCGAGATATGGTTCCTGCCCCTTTTGATGTTGGGGAGTGGACTAGGGATGCTGGCTTAAAACAAGGTGCTGAATGGGAGGTGCTGGGAGGAAGTGATGAACAGATACTGCTCAGCAATGAATAGATCAGGGTGGGGCTGCAGTTTCTAACTGGGCAGAAATGAAACTGCATTTCCCGTAATCTTACAAgactttcagttttgtttttctttggtctccctgtctcctctctactCATGGCTCTCTATCCCAATGCCTACCCTGCAAGCAGACTGTGGCAGATAGAATCTTGCTAAAATATAGCCCAGGTTGCCTTCAGACTCAGTTTtgcaagtgctgagatgacaggcatgcaACCCCAACCCCCCGACTCCCCATTTCCCCTTGCTTTGGGGTGAAGATATCATCTGGAAAGCCCTCAGGGAAACTGGTCCCAAGTTTGGGGCAGCATCCCGTGGAGGAAATAGGATCTACCAACATTAACTTGTCGTGATAAGGAGAAGAAAGATCAGCACGGCAGAAGCAGACATCTCTCTCTGCTGTCTGGGCACAGCGCTGTCACACTGAGACTATCGTGGAGCTCTGAACTTAAGCACAGATGGTTGTGTCCCATTGGtgttcctctgccaggagtcaGGACTTCTACCTCAGCATCACTTCCTCTAGAATGTCTTGAGGTCAAGTCAAAAGCTTTCTCCCCTGAGGGCTTCTCTGAATGAAGATCTGTCAGGAAGGCACCTTAGCGTTCCTAGGCAACCCTAAGGGATGCTGTGCATGGTGCAGTTGGTTCTAGGTCTGCAATCACAGTGTGATCTCCTAGAGGCACTAGATGCAGCTCTATAGGCTTGCCCAAGATAAACCTGGTAGAGCAAAGACTGATGCCATCCTCTAGGGCATCATTTTCTAGTTCATTTCCAAATTCTCAGGTGTTCATCACTTGACCCAGTAGTTCTGATTTGCAAAGTTTCTCTCTCCATGCACATAGCTTTATATACTCAGATGATTCTTTGCTAGTTTACAGACCTGAGACAGAAGGCCCAGTATGGCCTCGTGGTTTAGACTAAATCTTCATTTACAGAAATTCCAATTCCTTCATCACATGATTTTGCTCCTTCGGAGTTCCACTTCATACTTTCTGGATCTATCTCTGTTTTGTCTACTCGTTCTGGCCTCCCACCCATTCCATCAGATCTTATAGATGCCCGAACTATGCTGTGTATAGGACTAGGAACTCCATGAAAGAACTCTTGGGCTTAAAGAAAATCAGATGTGATTAGCATACCCAAACCTCAGTCACACTGAGCCATAACGCTAGTATAGTTTGAGTAACAGGGGACTCCTTACTCTCACATTAATGTTGCATGTGGGATTGGGCAGCGGGTTAGAGTCTTTTTAAGAGCAGTTCGTGATCATTATACAAACTTGATTGTGAATAATATGTGACCCCATGGAAAAGCAAGATTTCAAATTCTCTCCTTTGCTTTCATGTAGGATGGCAAACCACGACGAGTTCATGTCTGTAAAATAATGAAACCATTTAATACAACTTAATTTTTTGTATAGGTTGGGCACAATACATATCAGGCAAGTGTCCTTTCACTGAGGATCCCCCACATCCTTGGGACTCATTTTATGATGCTGTTACACTTGACATGATCATCCACCCATAACAATAGCGGAAAGAACCTCATAGATGCAAACCTAAAACAATTGCCAGTAAATTAACTTAGTGCTAAGGTAACAGAGTAATAGGACATTTCAGTGCTCACAAttattcaggagactgaggcaggaggattgcttagGAGTTAAAGCCCACACTGGGCAggaaaaaacaaggaaaaccatCCTGAGTACTCTTTCTCCCACAGAAACATTAAAAGCCAGAGACCCACTGAATTACAAGTCAGAGGTTGATGGCAACAACATGTATGCACAATCAAGAAGAAGTCAGTTTCAAAACTGGGAGATCtcaggctagaaagatggctcagtggttaagagcactgactgctcttgcagaggaccagggatctgttcccagcacccacctacaGACAAGCATCCAGTCCCAGAGGATTCAATgctatcttctgacctctatgaacaccacacacacagtaatagacacacatgtatgcaaaatACCCataagcacaaaataaaaaaaataagatcttaaggcaacagcaacaacaaaagtagTTAACAGGTgtcatatcattttattttccatttgcagaaaaatggaccCTTCTGGCTCTTAAGAGGAAAACCTCGGCGGGTGAGAGGCACAGAGACCCAGCCTGTGTCATTCTGACACTGATCTGACAGAGTGTCACAGTTTGGTGGAATATGAATATAGACATTTTTCCTTGCAGTGTAGGTGGCAAAAGGTCAAAATGAAGATGCCGTCATGGTCAGGATCGAGTGACGATCCTCTTTTGTTTGAAGACCGCCAGCGTCTCACTGTGACATGACGTACAGTGTGAGCTTAGCTATCTGGAGTTCTTTTTATCAGAACACTGGGACCATTTAGATGGTTCCACCTTGTTGGCCTGGTAACCCCCCAGAGGCTTCATGACCACAGGAGTAGTAATTACAGCATCAGCTTTGAAAGGAAAGAAGCCTAGTGATTCTGTTTAAACTGTAAGAACCACACCTCCCTGGAAATATGTGGCGGCCTAATAGGAAGAGAGGACCACAACTCAGGTCGTCCTCTCTACGATCAATGGCCAAAGTTTGTGGGTGAAATTTATTcctagaaagagagaaaataaattcccTTCTCTATTGTCCTGTGTCCCTAGGTCCCAAGGGACAGTTTTGCTAAGGGACTCTCCATGAAGAGAGATCATCACCCTTGATGAATGAACATCTGGAAATATTCAAGAAAAAGTATCAGTGGCTTTATAGCAAAcctaaatctttaagaaaaaaattaggtaCATTGCCCTTGTAGTTTATGGAAAGACACAGGATTCAAGTTGTATCATGTTAAATATTAAGAAGGAAATAAATCACTGATAAGATGAAGCTAAACTACAGATGGATCATAATGAAGGACTTGAGAAGTCACTACATATATGCGCTATCATGACCTAATATCTATCTCCAAATGGCCTCTTCCCCCACCTGCACACTGAGCAGTGCCATGGAACTCACCCAGTGAACAATTTTGCTGTTAGCTTCTCAGTATAGAATTTGCTCTACCTCTTCAGCCTTATTCTAATGGTTCTGCCTGTGTTCCAGGAAAGGATTTCTGTCTGGGAACAGAATGGCTGCGGTGGAACAGAACATCACCATCGATCCTGAAAGCACCTTGCCTGAGCTGGTTCTAAATGTAGAAGTCACTCTTGGAATGAAAAGTGGGGAGGAAATGCAAAAAGATAAGGAGGAAACGCAGGATGGTCTTGGGAAACAGAATACAAACATTTTACCTGCTGTATGTGCTCTGCTGAATTCCCAAGGAGGCAAGGTCAGGGTTCATATTGCAAATCAAGACTATAATTACAACAaacacagaacaggaaaagatTTGGAGACCTCTTTCAAGGCTATTATGCCACTTGCTCAGAACCACCTAGACTTCAAACAGGAAGGACGCTGCTTTGTCATCTCTGTGAAATCACGCAGTCTGGATAACTCTGGTTTGAAGCCTGCCACCATTGCAACCAACTTGTATGTGAGAAATGGGGCCTCCTGTCATCCAATGGACTTGCATACTGCTCTGCAATTTTTCGAAGACCTGGAGAACCCTGGATTAAGATCTCCAATAAAAACAATGTGGTCTGACAAAAGACCTGGGGAAGATGTGCGAGAAGAGCTCTGCATCCCCGGACAAGAAGAGCTCCCCGTGCAAGAAGAGCTGGATGTGCAAGAGCTGGCTGCGGCTTTTTTTAACCAGACAgaactcacagaagaaaaattctCCTTTAGCGAATCCAAAAATGTTGAATATAAAtcattcaaaacaaaaaagttggTACAACGAGTTAAAGATATTCTCCCTAAAACTCTGTCTGCATTTGCAAACACTGATGGGGGATATTTGTTCATTGGtttagatgaaaaagaaaagcaaatagttGGGTTTGAAGCGGAGAAGAGCGATCTTGTGCATCTAGAGACTGAAATAGAGAAGTGCATCCAAAAGCTGCCTGTCATTCACTTCTGTGAGGAGAAGCAGGAGAAGATAAAGTACACATGCAAATTCATCCCAGTCCTCAGACAGGGAGCtgtgtgctcatatgtgtgtgcactcagaGTGGAGAGATTCTGCTGTGCTGTGTTCGCTGAAGAGCCTGAGTCCTGGCATGTGGAAGACAGCTGTGTGAAGAGGTTTACCATAAAGGAATGGGTCAAGATCTTAATGTCTAGCAGGCCAGAGTCAGGAAGGGGGATTAACAATTAGAATACATTTAGTTTGGAAAGTTGGAAGACTTTCTCTTTGGAATTTGAGACAAGATCATCAGTTCTGACTCTACTCAGTTAGTGATCAACAGTGGAGCTGAAGTCTCCACTGCTCCTGCCACCTACCTGGGACAGAGATTCCTCTCACCCTGGATATTACATCAACCACCTCTTCTCCTGTGTAAAGAAAGCGCCAACATCTCCCACCTGAGCTCCATTTCAGGCAGTAGGCATTTCTTTCAGCAGTCTGTGCCTCAGttgtttgttctttctctccccacctttTTCCCATTGACTCTTCTCCCTGAACCGTCCTGCCTTCCAGTCTCATTATTAGACAACACACAGCCCTACAGTTTGTGATGAGAAAAGTACCTTGCGGTGTGTCAGGtttgcaaaagaaaaacctcCAATGAGGCCAGAGCAGCACCAGCAACCCCGAGTCTACACAGTTCCCAGCAGCTCCTGCCATCTCCTCCCAAGCTCACCACTTCTTCACCAGCCTCCCACCTTCTTTTCCACAGCTTttcaataaatacatagataaacaaataaaaacctcagCAATGTGCTCACAGGAAACAATCTTCTTCGTGCGAAACCGTCCATTGATTTGGGCCCAATTAGATCTAGTTTAGAAATGAGAaagttttgatttaaattttaaaattcccaCAGAAAATCATGGGACTAGTAAATTTCAACTCCAGGATCCAAAGCCAAGGCTGCCCAACCCCAAAGTCAGTGTCAGCCTCCGTGCCTATCTGCCTCCCTGGACAGCACAATCAGTGACgtgcagtgatgtgggattcccctctgtatgctgtgattaccattgattaataaagaactgttttgagcctatagcagagcagggaagaagagagctaggtggagaaactaaactgaatgctgggagaaaggaggcagaatgagagagaagccatgtagccctgctggagacagacgctggaattttatcctgtaagccacagccacgaggcgatacacacatatttaagatgtaagagttagccaataagaaactagagctaatgggccaagcagtgatttaattaatacaatttctatgtggttatttcggagcTGAACAGCCAGAaagaaacaagcagcctcttactacAGTGCAGCTCCGTGTTGACAGTAGTGGTCTGATTTatgctgagaagaaggaataCACTTAGAGTGTTTTATGTCAGCCAAATTGATTCCTCTTAAGTGCCACAACCTTTTCTCTAAAACCTAATATTTACCCAAGTGACTTACATAGAAGGAGGTGTTCAGAGAAATGCATTATCTACactaagaaatttaaaaacataattgtcATCAAAAATTCTGTAGTGCTGCACTACAGAAGATTAAAAACAGAGAACCATAAAAGAGAACCCATTCTTGTTCTACCCTGATCCAACAGACGGACCACAgctgtttttcactttttttgtcTCCATGCCCAGAAGCATCTTGGCTGAGTTGTTGTCGTGGGCACACTCCACCTGCTGCCCCTCAGGGCTGATGTTCCACAGCCCCTTCCTACTCTGCAGACAAAGCATCTTCCAGGTCACAGCCTAGGCACAGCAGGTCCTTGGTGCCTTTGAGCAATGGGGGTTTGGCAATGTGGGCTTTCTGCAGCCTGAGATGAGGCCTGTGGGAAAGGAAGAGGCTGGTGGATTAGCACTTTACTTCATTAAGTCTTAAAATCCAGGACATGGGAGGATTCCAACACTCCAGG
Coding sequences:
- the LOC130877037 gene encoding schlafen family member 1-like; the encoded protein is MAAVEQNITIDPESTLPELVLNVEVTLGMKSGEEMQKDKEETQDGLGKQNTNILPAVCALLNSQGGKVRVHIANQDYNYNKHRTGKDLETSFKAIMPLAQNHLDFKQEGRCFVISVKSRSLDNSGLKPATIATNLYVRNGASCHPMDLHTALQFFEDLENPGLRSPIKTMWSDKRPGEDVREELCIPGQEELPVQEELDVQELAAAFFNQTELTEEKFSFSESKNVEYKSFKTKKLVQRVKDILPKTLSAFANTDGGYLFIGLDEKEKQIVGFEAEKSDLVHLETEIEKCIQKLPVIHFCEEKQEKIKYTCKFIPVLRQGAVCSYVCALRVERFCCAVFAEEPESWHVEDSCVKRFTIKEWVKILMSSRPESGRGINN